In Acinetobacter sp. TGL-Y2, a genomic segment contains:
- the rsmA gene encoding 16S rRNA (adenine(1518)-N(6)/adenine(1519)-N(6))-dimethyltransferase RsmA: MYQINALNPKQEGHQARKRFGQNFLHDQRVIAKIVRSVNPRPGQNILEIGPGLAALTSPLIGECDALTVIELDRDLAAGLPGRVPHPERLTIIEADALKYDYTELFEEGRPLRVVGNLPYNISTPLLFHLLQFGDKVQDMHFMLQKEVVDRITAEPNTKEYGRLSVMIQYFCKPTYLFEVPPGSFNPPPKVTSAVFRLEPYATKPIIAKNEKALARLVSHVFTQRRKTLRNSLKGMLAEDGFEKAGVDPMARPETLTLAQFVALADNMVN, from the coding sequence TTTACATGACCAACGTGTGATTGCGAAAATTGTGCGTTCAGTCAATCCGCGTCCAGGTCAAAATATTCTAGAGATTGGCCCAGGTTTAGCTGCGTTAACTTCGCCTTTAATCGGTGAGTGTGATGCTTTAACTGTGATCGAACTGGATCGTGATTTGGCGGCAGGTTTACCGGGTCGTGTGCCTCATCCTGAACGTTTAACTATTATTGAAGCGGATGCATTGAAATACGACTATACCGAGCTGTTTGAAGAAGGTCGTCCTTTACGTGTAGTTGGTAATTTACCGTATAACATTTCAACCCCACTACTGTTTCATCTTTTGCAGTTCGGTGACAAAGTTCAAGACATGCATTTTATGTTGCAAAAAGAAGTGGTTGATCGTATTACCGCTGAGCCGAATACCAAAGAATATGGTCGTCTCTCAGTGATGATTCAGTATTTCTGTAAACCGACGTATTTGTTTGAAGTGCCACCGGGTTCATTTAATCCACCACCAAAAGTGACTTCTGCCGTTTTTCGCTTAGAACCTTATGCAACCAAACCAATCATTGCTAAAAATGAAAAAGCGTTGGCACGTTTGGTGTCACATGTCTTTACTCAGCGTCGTAAAACCTTGCGTAATAGCTTAAAAGGTATGTTGGCTGAAGATGGTTTTGAAAAGGCAGGCGTTGATCCAATGGCGCGTCCAGAGACGTTGACTTTGGCTCAATTTGTTGCATTAGCAGACAACATGGTGAATTAA
- a CDS encoding symmetrical bis(5'-nucleosyl)-tetraphosphatase, which yields MPSDQIRYNYVIGDVQGCFEALKALLKEIKFDPDQDFIWFAGDLVARGENSLGVLRFVKKLVDRGVAATVLGNHDLTLLAGARGIKAVKEKDNTRDVIDAIDSDDLIDWLRKQPLCLFPNDQTILTHAGIPLNWTAEQTAQLANEVEHVLGHEDFEQLDAFLSEMYGKEPTLWSNDLQGNARLRCIVNYLTRMRLTDSNGRLEFSFKDALDDPMPAGFKPWFEFESQAVKTHQVIFGHWAALQGKTVSDKIQNVDGGCVWGHQLIAYRLEDQLSIAVNNPLSDSPVNFA from the coding sequence ATGCCTTCAGATCAAATCCGCTACAATTATGTCATTGGTGATGTGCAGGGTTGTTTTGAAGCACTCAAAGCATTGTTGAAAGAGATTAAGTTTGATCCAGATCAAGATTTCATTTGGTTTGCAGGGGATTTGGTCGCACGCGGTGAAAATTCTCTTGGGGTTTTGCGCTTTGTTAAAAAGCTGGTCGATCGTGGTGTTGCTGCAACCGTCTTGGGTAATCATGATTTAACATTGCTGGCTGGTGCACGTGGCATTAAGGCAGTCAAAGAAAAAGACAATACACGTGATGTGATCGACGCGATTGATTCAGATGATTTGATTGACTGGTTACGTAAACAACCTTTATGTTTATTCCCGAATGATCAGACCATTTTGACCCATGCCGGTATCCCCCTGAACTGGACAGCAGAGCAAACAGCTCAGCTCGCAAATGAAGTGGAGCATGTGCTTGGTCATGAAGATTTTGAACAACTCGATGCGTTTCTGTCTGAAATGTATGGCAAAGAGCCCACCTTGTGGTCAAATGATTTACAAGGCAATGCACGTCTACGTTGTATCGTTAATTATTTGACTCGTATGCGGTTAACAGATAGCAATGGACGTCTTGAATTCAGCTTTAAAGACGCTTTAGATGATCCAATGCCTGCAGGATTTAAACCGTGGTTCGAGTTTGAATCTCAGGCGGTAAAAACTCATCAGGTGATTTTTGGACATTGGGCGGCCCTTCAAGGTAAAACGGTGTCAGATAAAATTCAGAATGTAGATGGTGGGTGTGTTTGGGGACATCAGTTGATTGCTTACCGTTTAGAAGATCAACTTTCCATTGCGGTAAATAATCCTTTGTCTGATTCACCCGTTAATTTCGCATAA